One region of Astyanax mexicanus isolate ESR-SI-001 chromosome 15, AstMex3_surface, whole genome shotgun sequence genomic DNA includes:
- the csf3a gene encoding colony stimulating factor 3 (granulocyte) a, whose amino-acid sequence MHLFLGLPLTLCALSLVSPAPMPAMWRDMQNPAFENALENGHSLISKILNDTPAAHKAWIHTESLSLDGNDSGKLQYLKEVLNLTTAPALKPISDSLNLGDCLGQIAEGLRLHQTLLTVVSNLALVKPEEVDGLLYDIRDLLIQVKKMQSQTGVTSAPETQEDLKSQLQKNLAPQLEDEYTSQVAAHLVLLHLRDFSQDVSRSFRSMHSILFPDSDSQTTVALN is encoded by the exons ATGCACCTCTTTCTCG GACTCCCCCTGACTCTATGTGCCTTGAGCCTTGTGAGCCCTGCACCCATGCCGGCAATGTGGAGAGACATGCAGAATCCTGCCTTCGAGAACGCTCTGGAAAACGGGCACAGCCTTATCAGCAAGATCCTCAACGACACTCCTGCAGCGCACAAGGCTTGGATCCATACTGAG agtctgTCTCTGGACGGCAATGACTCAGGCAAACTCCAGTACCTGAAGGAGGTCCTCAATTTAACCACAGCACCAGCTCTCAAACCCATCTCGGACAGCTTAAACCTG GGCGATTGCTTGGGTCAGATAGCTGAAGGTCTCAGGTTACACCAAACTTTGCTGACAGTGGTCAGCAACCTGGCGCTCGTCAAGCCTGAGGAGGTGGATGGACTTCTGTACGACATCCGAGATCTTCTAATACAGGTCAAAAAG ATGCAGAGCCAGACAGGAGTGACAAGCGCCCCAGAAACCCAGGAAGACCTGAAGAGTCAGTTGCAGAAGAACCTCGCTCCTCAACTAGAAGATGAATATACGTCACAGGTAGCAGCACACCTGGTCCTGCTCCACCTGCGGGATTTCAGCCAGGACGTCAGCCGAAGCTTCCGGAGCATGCACTCGATCTTATTTCCTGACTCGGACAGCCAGACGACGGTGGCACTGAACTGA